DNA sequence from the Camelus dromedarius isolate mCamDro1 chromosome 24, mCamDro1.pat, whole genome shotgun sequence genome:
GAGTCAGAGGTGAGACCGGCAAGGGGGCAATCAGGGACTGCAGCCTTACCTCCTCTTGGCCTCCTCTTCCTTGTGCTGCCGCCACTCCAGCTTGGTTTTTCGGTAGAGGAGGTTCATGTcgtggggcaggaggtgggggctgaggggcCCTGCTCAGCACCACCAGGCCCGGGGGGCGGCCCTCCCTGGGTCCCGGATCcacttggtggggggggggggtggaaaggaaaaaaagaaagatgtggggtgggtgggggccaggaatgaatgagagagagaaaggagcagagacgTGACTCGGGTcctcagagagaggaaaacagatgGAGGCACAGAAAACCCAATACCGCCTCCAGGccccacagacagacagacataaacGGACGTGTATACACAGAGTCACACACCCTGACAAAGGTGTTCAGAGCCACGGATACACACACTTGAGAGATCAGATCCACACAGACTCCCGTTCTGTAAATACATCCTGATTCCCCATACAGTCCCCACAAACGCACAGCAAccccacagccacacacacacattcagacaCACAAACCACCAGGCCACAGATTCGTGTCTACAAGCAGAGGACCAGATACGCAGAGTGGCATAGGTAAACACAACCTAGGAACagccagacacacagacataaacACCCTGACACACCCACAGCACACACAGACCTCCAGACGCACACAGATCAACTGCACCGAACTGGACGTACCTATAGACAAGGAGTTATGCCGGGGCCTACTCGCCTACACTGCACCCCActggggaagggggagacagTCAGACACCCTACCCCCTCTTGGGGCCTGAGGCTGGGGGGTGTCATGAGGGCAAGGCGGGGATGCTGGAGAAAGGGTGGGGGCACTCTGAGTCAGGCACCTACAAGACCACTCATCCATTCCCTGCCGTCCCCTTCTCCAGTCCTTCGCCTGGGCCCGGGCTCTGGTCCACCCCTGTTCCTGCACCCTGGCCCCTCAGCGATGGTCTCCGCCTCCCTCGCTGATGGCCCAAATCACCTTCCTCTTCCAGGATCTGGGAGGCTCCTGGCTTCCCTCTCCCAGTCCCCGCCCCTCCAGCCCACCCCGGGGTCTCCAGTCTGGCCCCTTAGCTACCTTCCGAGCGTCGGCCTCCATACCTGCTCTGGTTTCCCTTCTCCCAAACACTCTCCTTTGCGCCTTCAGCCTCACCTCTCTTCCTAGGCGCCCCTCCTCACTGCcgtcctctcccttccctgtttGTTCCAAACCTGGCCGGCTTCATCCCCTTCTCCATCCAAGAGCCCCAGGTTCCCGggcacccctccccttccccttgtcCTGCTATCCTGGGTTTCTCCGTCTCTCGCCCCGCCGATCCTCCCTACCCCTTGTCCCCCATCCCACCTCCCCGCACCAAGCCTCCCCAGTTTCTACATCACCGTACCTGGCCTGCCGGGCGCCGGCCCCCCCATGCCGGGCTCCGCccggagcaggaggagggaggacgagagacagagagagaccgGGGGGAGCCGAGCAGGGCCCTGCCGCAGAGACAGCCCCGCCTCCGGGTCCGCCCCCAGACCCGCCCCCGGCCCCAAACCCACCCTTCCACACCCTCCAAGGACGGAGCGGGAGCGGCCGCGCAGCGCTACGCCGctaggctggggtgggggggttggggcACGGGGCCAGCGGTGTCCGCGGGGGAACTCGGAGAAAGGTCGTGGGGCGCGGGGGACCCCGCGCCAGCCCGCCCCGGCTTTGGGGCGTCCGCTCCTCGCCTTCCCTCGCCCTTGCCCGGTCGGGCCGTGCTGGGTTCGATGTCCAAGGCCCCGGCGGAGCGAAGCGGGACGCGGCGCGCAGCGGCGCCCTCCAGCGGCGGCCCGGGGCCTGCACCCACGCGCGTACCCCGTGCACCAGGCGCTCCCCGGGTGCGCACCCCGCGTCCGGCCGGGGCGAGGCTGCGGCTGCGGAGCCCGGGATGCAGTGAGGCGGCGAGGCCGGCAGGGGGGGCCTGTTTCCGGGCCGAGGGGCTCCCGAGAGTGGGGAGCCGAACCATCCGCGTCTTTGTCCAGCAGGGGGCGTGCTCCCTTGGCCTTGCCCCGTCTTCCAGACGCCCCCCAGGTACGGGGAGGGAACAGGAGTTGGCTCGCTTGGTGCTCGTCGCCTATTCCTGCAGCCTCTCAGGCGTTCAGACCTTGTTTCACCGCCTAGGCTCAAAATCTCTTGCCTGTCTGCCCCTGCGGTCTCAAGTAACCTTTGACTCGGCGAAATAATGAATGCAAAGAGCTTTATAAGTCGTAAAGGGCCCCATACATTAAAAGGCTATTATAAATACCCTTGGGAGACGtaacacataaaaatacataacAGTCCTTTCCCATGtgaataaacttttatttattaattcaacaaacatttccacAGAGACCAACAATGTCCCGTAGACAAGGAGGAGTCCAAGTTGAAGTTGAGCGTCTGAGTGAGTCGGTGGGAAGGGGAGGATCCAAAGATAAGTTTGAATAGTTTGTAGCGAGTCAGCGCCGAAAGAAGGAGGATCTGGGGGCGGAGCAGCGGGGCTGTGTTCTGAAtattgccagaggggagagagtcTGGGGCGAGTGGCGGGGGTTGTGTGGGAGGCTGCTTCCTGGACCTCACCACTTGGGAGGCCTCAGGATCTGACGATGGTAGTAGCCACTGTTACCGTGAAGGGAGAGAAACAGGCGTGCAGATGCATTTCAacaaagagataaagaagaaatacataaactAGGGGCAAGGGgttttgcttcatgtgtttttGCCTAACCCTAAAGAATGGTTAAAAATTTCCATGAGCTAAAGCTGAGGAAGGAAGGGTGTGTCAGACAGCCCATAGGTAGTCTCAGTGCCATCAAATGCTAGCTCTGAGGCCTTGGCAAATAGCCCAACgcctgtgagcctcagtttcctcagcagaACACTGGAGCTTGGAACCACCCCATCTGCCCAGGGCTGTTTTGAGAAACCGTTGAGATAGTTACGTGGAGTGGGCAAATATGAGGAATTTTAATATGCTTGAAAAGAGTTCCATATGACCAAAATTAATTAGAATCCATTTCCTTCTGACCCTGGGAGTGAAGGCAGTTGTGGTCATTAGATGCTGCTTTTGCTAAAATAATGCCTGTCAGAAAGTTGCTTGGGagatcaaaaaagagaaaatggcagTTGGAGATTTATTCTTCACGCCAAAGCACATAGTAGGCCCTTTATGAGTGTGTGTGGATTCTCCATAGTGAGCAAGGAACgagatggggaggtgggaagggtggAATATGGATGGAAAGGGTCCAGGCATTGTGGCCAGCCTGGTTCCTCATCAGGCCGGTGCATCTGTATGGGTGACTGTGTGTGATCAACGACTGGAGAGAAAATGCAAGTCAGCACCTTCGTGAACAAGTCTTCGTTGTTTCTTTATATTGGGAGCCAGACAAGGACACACCTGAGTGTGTGAAATGTCCCTGCTCTACCGCTGACAGCCTTTCTGAACCTCCTGGCTCTCAATTTCCACATCCAAGAAAAGGAATAATACGATgtttgggatttgcttcaaataCTCCAGCACAATACAACAAAGGATACTGGGGGTATAGACCGAACAATTTGGCGGTGAGTTGATAATTGTTCATGCTGGGTACCTGGGAGATCATGATACCATTCTCTCTACTTTGGGGCCTGTTTGAAAATTGTCCTAAGAgtccactttaaaaaattaggacAGGGGAGAAAAACAGGTTCTTCCTCATACAGTTACTGTGAAAACCAGCGAAGATATGACAATAACAGCTGCAGCGGCACCATAACAATTTACTGGGCGCTTATGGGGTGGCAGGCACCCAGCAGAATCCTGGTTAACTTCCTTCCCACTCTTCTGCGTGTCTGTAGGCCAATGGCAGCAAGTGTCTACAAGTAAGGGAATCCCTGGCCTCCCCGCTAACTCCTCCCCCCTAactcctccccctttctctccgcCCTCCACGGCCCCTCCCTCCGAGGAAGAGCTGGGCTAGGGCCCAGCAGGTGTGGGGTTAAGGCAGCCTGTTCCGGGCCCCTGGAACAGCAGCGGCGGCAGCAACTGCACCAGCAGCGGCGGTGGCAGGCCTGGCCCCGGGCCAGTTGGCCGGGAGCCCCAGGAGCGAGAGAGGgcggaggaagaggaggaggaggaggaggaggagaggagcagtCAGCAGGCCCGAGGAGGCAGGACTTCCTGGTGTGGGGGTTGTCAACAGCCCagaaagagagactgagaggAGCGGAGGAGCGGAGAGAGACCCAGCGGTGCCACGCGGGAGGAGGCTTGGGAGAGCCGCTCGCCGCGACCACCGAGGCGGCTCCACCTAGAGGATTGGGGGGCTGAGCCGCCCCCTCCCGCGTCCGTCCGCAGACCTTCGGGGACTTAAGAGGCCGCGCCTGGGTTCCGCCAAGGAGGCGGGGGTTCCTTCTTTTCTGGACAGCAAACTTTCCGCGGAGATGCCTTGTGGGGCGAGGTGCGGCCCCCAAAGAGGGCTGGACAGCCTCTGATCGCCGCCTgcgcccctccagccccagcagctggggccaggaggcCCCAGGGAGAGAACAGCCCAACAGCTTAGGCGGCTGGGACCCCCGGCCCAGCTGTGTGGCCGCGGCCGAGAGGTAGGGCTCTGGACTGGGCGGGGCGTGGCGCTGGGGcggcagggcagggcctgccccGGGGATGGGGGAGCTGGGGCGCGGGGGGGGGCCTCGGGGGCCCAGCAGAGGTCTCCCGGAGGCCTGATCAGGCTGAGGAGCGGCTTCACCCCTGTTCACCCAAGACTTGAAGCCCTTGCCCTTGGGTGGGACGGCTTGGGTCCCGTAAGTTTGAATCTCAGCGAGAAATGCTCAGCTTTGGATCTGGGCTGCCTCTTCCTGCTCTCTGTGACCTCCCCAATCTGTCCCCTCTGCTCTGGTCTCTGtcatctctgtctctttgtctctgggtctctggcggtttccccttcctccctcactctgCTCCCCAGAGAGGAAGCCCCGGAGATGGCCTGCCCACTGctttctcatacacacacactctctctctttttctagtttGCAAACTCAGCTCTGGAGTTcggcagcaacagcagcaggaaaaacctgcccctgccccccctACTCCCGCCGCCTCCCCTACCCTCTTCTCCCTTCACCAACCAGGCACCCACAGTTCCCGCCAGGCCCTTCTGCCATGTTGGACCCAGACGTCGCCCGGGGCCCTGATGTCCCCGCCATGTGGCCCCCCTGTTCCAGGGGCGCCTGAGCCCCTCGAAGAGCCATCACCGCCCCCCTGCCCACCTTGGCCCAGTCCTGAGCCCCAGGGACCATGAGTGGGGGCAAGAAGAAGAGTAGTTTCCAAATCACCAGCGTCACCACGGACTATGAGGGTCCAGGGAGCCCAGGGGCTTCAGatccccctgccctgccaggcCCCACCGGGCTCCAGCCCCGCCTGCCCAATGGGGAGCCCAACCCTGAGCCAGGGGGCAAGGGCACCCCCCGGAACGGCTCCCCACCGCCTGGGGCCCCCGCCTCCCGTTTCCGGGTGGTGAAGCTGCCCCAAGGCCTGGGAGAGCCTTATCGCCGGGGCCGCTGGACATGTGTGGATGTTTACGAGAGAGACCTGGAGCCCCCTAGCTTCGGCCGGCTCCTGGAGGGAATTCGAGGGGCCTCAGGGGGCACCGGGGGCAGATCTTTGGATTCCAGGTTGGAGCTGGCCAGCTTGGGCCTGGGCGCCCCTATCCCACAGCCAGGCCTGTCTCAGGGCCCCACCTCCTGGCTCCgcccgccccccacctcccctggacCTCAGGCCCGCTCCTTCACCGGGGGTCTGGGCCAACTGGCAGTGCCTGGCAAGGCCAAGGTGGAGACACCCCCTCTGTcggcctccccaccccagcagcgCCCCCCAGAGCCCGGGACAGGGGATAGCACGGGCACTTCCCGGGCCGCCACACCCCTGCCCTCATTGAGGGTagaaggggaggcagggggctCAACAGCGGGAACCCCTCCACTGTCCCGTGCAAAGGATGGAGCCTTGCGGCTGAGGATGGAGTTGGTTGCTCCGGAGGAGATGGGGCAGGTAAGAGCTGGGTTCCAGGGTTGGGGAGACACCTGAGGGGTGGTGCTTGTCCATCTCGACCTTGGCCTCCACATCCATactgccctctccctgctccagcgTCACCTGTCTGTCAGATCAGACAGCTCCTCTTTTTCCTGCCTGCCATCTCACTTAGAAGTTCATTCCTACTCCTCACATGGTCCTTGTTTTCTCTCTTAGGTTCCTTCTTCCCCACATTCtacactttctttctctttggccTTTGATTTGTTGCTTTTGGTCCAAGTCTCCATCAGGTAGCCCAGTCCCGTCTCTCCATCATGGAGATGTGACTTCTTCCCTTTGGCCTTCATCTTCTGTCTTGGCCTCACTTCTTCAGGCATTCAGGGATAGAGGCCCCAGGCAGGGCTAGGGTGGTTGGGCTTTTGGGAGGGGAGCTGCCAGGGTTGGAGGTGAGGGGTAAAAAGTTGGCATTCCACTGTAAATCTCTCCTTTGTAGTCCCATGTCCAAGTGCGGTGGGCAACGGCAggccagggtggggagaggtcttccttctttcttcttgtcATCCATCCCAGCCCCATCTCCAGCTTTGTCCAAAGTCAAATTTCTCAGAGACATTGAGGAATTGAGTTGGGGTGAGGGGACCCTTTACAAGGGTTTGGCTGGTTCATCCTTTCTACCCCAGTTGTCTATCTCAGTTCCCTGCATCTGGGCCTCTCCAGGATCAATCACTGAGGGTGGCCACCATGGAgtgggagagaggtgggaagcagccgagaaagacaaatcctttgctctttctgcttcctgtctccaAAAGAGGAACAAGTCtgggctggggggcaggaggcctgggtccttggggtggggggcaggtagCCAGGGATGTTGGATGTGTCTGTCCTGAAGGAGAAAATAACACCTTGGACACAGGAGGAAAGGCAGGGGGTGTGAGGATGAGAACTTTCCCCCTTCCTGGCCTTGGGCACAAACCACAGTATAAAAATAACCTGAGACTGTGTGTCTGGGCCCTGTCAAGACCGGTCAGGAccggctccccccaccccctccttgcCTCAAACTCACATCTCTCATACCACCCCCCAACTTTCCTTGAGTTCTTTCATTCAGTTCCTACCCCAGGGGAGAAGATGCTGTTTCCTTTACTGGTCCCTGTCCCCACACTCTTCCAAAGCAAGCCCTGTTTGCCCCCAACCTTGGCCCTCTCTATCCTTAGGCCCTGCCTGAGCTTCCCTTGGGCCTGCAATCCCTGCCCCTCTTTCCTCTGTGCTCCTAgccccctttccttccctcacACCATGATCTCTTCCTGAGTACATGCATCTGTGCTGCTGTTTCCCTGCCCCAAAGTCTGTCTTCCTTCTATACTCCCCCATGCCTCTTCTCCTAGGTTACCTCTAAcaggggcctggaggagggccGGGAGCACTACCTGGGCTCCCTTCCTCTGTGTTGTCCCTCTAACCACCCTGGACTCTCTGTTCTTGGCTTTTCTGAGAAGCTGGGGCCTCCCGGGGCCTCACAGAAGCGTCTTGTTCCTGTGGCCCCCGCCCTTTTGCAGCCACCCCCAGCGCCTGTTGGCCTGTGTGGGTCCCCGCCCAGGCTCCGCCTCCCTCCATCCCAGAAACCACTCTCCCCTCATCCCTCCCCACAAGAGCCGACAGCGGGAGCAGAACTTCACCTGAGTCCGGAGAAGTTTGAGAACGAGAAGCTAGAATGGATAgaggagggttgggggagggaggtggaggaccAGTTTCTGaggattcattcattctacaaatagcTATTGAACAAATTATAAGCTCTGTCCTCTGGAGCTTACCTTCCTGCAGCAGAGAGGCAAAAATACTTTAATTTCAGTAATATTAGATGCTATAAAAAAATAGAGTTCAGTGGAATTCACTAGTCAAAGGATGGGGAAGtgcctctctgaggaagtgatatttgagTCGCTTTAAGAAGTCAAGTGACAGAAGGCAGACACTCTCTGACTGGCCTCTGATTAGGGGTCCTGGTTCAGGTGGTGGAAGGATTTAGGAGTACAGACCAGAGCCCCTCTCTGGTACCCCATGAGCCATTTTTTGGAAGCCACTCACCCAGTCCTCAGGATGGTTGCTGTTTCCCTTGCCTCTAATACCTGCCCAATGCCTTCCCCAGAGCTGGGGGAAAGAAGGGCTGTAGGGGCAGGATGCCTGGGTCCTAAGTCCTTGTAAGACAGGGGATGtgtggggagaggtgggaagggaggaagaccATTAGGTAAACGGTAAGGTGGCTGGATCTTTCTCTTGCTCGATGTGATGGTTCCTACCTCTCTATCTCCAGGTGCCCCCACTCGACTCTCgccccagctcccctgccctcTACTTCTTCCCTGATGCCAGTCTGGTTCACAAGTCTCCAGACCCCTTTGGAGCAGCGGCTGCCCAGAGCCTCAGCCTCGCCCGCTCCATGCTGGCCATCAGTGGCCACCTGGACAGCGATGATGATAGGTAGGTGGGCTCAGGCTCCCCACCCAGCATTTGGGATAGCCGCATGAAACTGCCTGGTGTCCTTCCCCCAACCTGAACTTGGAGAGGACTTCTTAAACAGAGAAGCCTGGCTTGGGCATAACACACTGGACAGTTGATTTGAGACCTACTCCCTCTCTGTGGAGAGAGCTGGGTGGAACTCCCTGGCTAGGATTGTCAAATCGTAGACTTTTTTAGAGTTTGAAGGGAGTCATTGTTGTCAAATTCCAGAGCTCTTGCAGATTTAGCGATCATCTGGCCAGTCCTAAGAATTTACTGGCAAATGTGCTGGAGAGGAGAATAGGGAGTCAGCCACCTCCCAGTTCTCCCTCTCCCTATGGAGGGCAATGGGATGCCTGTCTTTAGAGGTAACATCTTTATAGTCCATGCCAACTACTTTAGGATCCCGGGACCTCTAGTACCAAGAAAGCATGTCTCTAAGGTTTTGTTCTCTGCACTAGGATCACCAAGGGGGCTGAGCCCTCCCCTGCAGCCAAGGCCAAGCCAAAGCTATGGCGAGGTGGGCTATTGGTGGCAGGGAAGGCATAAGAGACCAGGATCTGCTGAGGTTTGCCCTTCAGGGGAGAATGCCCTGTTCATGGCACGGTGGGCAGAACTTCCTGTTTCGAGGGCCAGGTTTCAACACAGGAGTGTCAGCAAGCTGAAGGGAGGAACAAAATCGCAAGTCAGATAGCCAAgctgctcccttctgcctgtgGACTGCTAGGAACCCACGCGAAGTGCCAGGGAGTCGCCCCTTTTATTTTGGAGGGAGGAGTGGGACTTCCTGTTTGCAGCCCTCGGTGGGGAGGGACTTCCTGTTTGGAAGGCAGTAGGGGGCGGGGCTTAGTGGGTTCTGGGGGCCCTAGTCTGGAGGGGCGGAGGGGcgtctctccttcctgccttcaaCTCTCATGGCGCCACCCTCCCCAGAATCAGGGACTGAGTCCCACCAAAGAAGAGGGTCTGGGGCCTTGAGAGATAGCCGggagccagagaggagagggagtgaTAGGAGGCGATGGGATGGAGGGCCAGGGGCCTGGTCCGGGGCGTGGGGAATGGAGGACAGAGCAAGGCTGGGCACAGCCGCTTCTGGGCTCCTTGCTCTAAGGAATGTGTGAGGTGTGAGGTCGGCCAGGGCCGAGAGAGTCACCTGCCCTCATCGCTGCTATTCTCAGCACTTCCCACCCGCTCCCCCTCCCACTTGGGAGGTTCCCTGGCACAGGGCTCgcgtccctcccccacccctgttgATTTCAGAGGCCAGCCTCCTGCTTTCTCTTAGAGAGTTTTGCCTCCAGAAGCCTCCGCAGCTCTGTTCTTTTTGgcttgtcccctccctcccttcctcctcctgtcccACCCCCTCGAACACCCCAGTCTGACCGGTCCGCCTCCCAGCCTCCACTTTACCCTGCTGAGCTCCAAGCCTCTGGGGCttaagcccagcccagccccttctGCTCCACCCTGCTGGGCCAGAGGATTTGGGCTGGGCCACCTCCTTGGCCCCCTGGAATGGGGCATGTAGCCCCCACCGCACCTCTCTTGTGTGCCCAGAGCTGGCAGAACAGGGTCTAAGTGGCATGAACCCTCCCTTTTGAGAGGGAAGGTGTGTTGGGGTGTTAAGTGCCTGAATCTCAAAGCTGGGGATACCTGATCAATCCTAGAGTCTGGGGATAGGAGAACAGAGGGTGCATGGTAAGTTCAAGCTGGTCACACGCTCCTGGGTTGCCAAGAACCTTCATGTCCCCAACAGGGTCTGGCAGTTGGGAGGTACTTGAATAAGTTGATGGATGGGTGAGGGGATGGTTGGATGGCCCACATGGGGGATCCAGGCATTATACAGAATGAATTCCAGgaactcaggaaagaaaatgtacatttatttatccaGTGCTTCCTTGGGGTCAGGTGCTACCTCTTATCTCACATAATCCTAAGAGCAACCCCATGATCCCCACTTcccagataaagaaactgagacgcTGAGGAGGAAGATTCTagaaacttgcctaaggtcacccagctagtaagtggcaggacTGCTGTCGGAGCCTAGGTCTGACCCCAAAGCCATATTCTCTCCACTTTCCTACTGGGATGCCTGTGTCccaagagaagaggaggaggcaacCATCTCTGGGATGCCCTTTCTCTccaggacagaagcagagacagCTCTCCCAATCCAGGCAAGGAGccatcttcccctcctccctgccccggTCCCGCCCCAAAGGCACCACAGATCCGGGAGGGAGTGTAGACAGGGCAGCCGGATGCCACTTTGTTGGCCTCAGGCCCAGCCCCTGGGGGCTCCTCAAAACACAGtgagggagcagggctggcccTTGTTCCCAGGATCAGaacctccccacctctcccaggtGTCCTGCTTCTTTATCTTATCCTCATTTTGAGGCTGTTTCCTTTGACCTTCAAAAAGGAAGACCAACCTCTACCGCTGTCCTTGTCCCAGGACCTAAGAGTCCTGCAGGGCCAGAGCCCCCTGTTGTGCACGTCTCACACTGCACAGCTCCAGGGGGCGCCACTTACATTTGAAGTCACTGTCGACACTTGAAGTCATGACAGTTTTCTGGAAGATGGCAATAAGTGTCTTGAAGAAGGGGGCATTTTGTTCTCTGACAAAGTTGCTTTGAGTTCTTGTGTGAAAGCTGATCTCATCCAGTCAACCCCAGGCTTCCTGCTCCTGACCCTGCTCAGGGATTCCAGTACAGTGCTGGTCCAAACAGAGGGCTTGGGTTGCCAGAGTCCTGGTCCCTTGAAGTGTTAATGTTAGAATGTGACAGCGGAAAAGTGCTGTCGAAAACTCTCCAGCGCTAGATAAACAGGAGATAATCATCTTTTagccaacaaatgtttattgttgtCTTATTCCTTTATTTCTGGCCAGCAGGAACAACTTAGTTGGCATCTTTACTGAGCATCCGCCAAGCAAGGCCAGTGTTCCTGTTCCTGTGAACCTGCCCCTCTTTGGTCTCTGtgtgtcctgggggaggggggactcTGTGACACCCAGTCTCCACCCCAGTGTCTCAGATTGAAATAGCTTGAAAACTGTTTTGACTCTTCAGCTGGCTGGCCCGCCCTCCACTCAAACTTGtcctctccccccaaccccaggagtCCCAGATGTCCTTGCCCCAGCCCACCCTGTCCTGCTCTCTCAGGCCTGGTCACCCTCTTGGTTATTCCACCTGTCAGCGCCTTCTGCACCCAGAGCCTGGATGGGAAATGGAAAATTCCCAGTGCCCTCGTTCTCCCTTCCTTGCTGCAGGGCCTCATCCAAGGGTCACCTTGGATTGAGTGCTAATTCCCCCCACAGGGAAGCAGGTTGGAACTGACAACTAGGAGAGAGGGCTTGATAAGGGAGCACAAGGGTTGGGGCCGCCTTCTCGGAGAGGGGTGAAGCGGGGGGCTGGAGATCAGGACTGATGCTCCTGCAGTACTGGGGGGCATGGGTGGAGggctggccctggggctggggcagctgaggcagAAGCTGGACAAGGGTGGGTGGTGAGACATGGGGTGAGGCAGGAACATGGGctgagtggtggggagagggagcctTGGAGGATAGGACAGGGTGCAAAGGACTGTGCAGGCCCTGGGCCACAGAGAGACAGGCTTGAGGGAGAGCCAGGTACAGGACCCAGAGACTGGCTCTGGGGACCGTTGAGCCAGGCCTGAGTCGACCTCTGGTGGCCACTTAACAAACTGCAGCCAGACCCGCTCTCCCTGTCTTCCGCTCCCAGGGGTCTTCAAAGCCCCTGCTCCTGGTCCCAGTATCCCACCTGCAGACTCACCGTCCCATCCTCTCCTCAAGCTCTTGTGCCCTGCGAGGCCCCAGACACCAGACTCCGGTCCCAGGCTCAGACTGTGCTTGTCTTGTAGGCTCGGTCTCCGTTGCCATGGTAACCTTTTTCATTCCTCCTCACCCTTACCATGGGAGATGGGGGACCCTCTAGCTAGGCCCCATGGATCACCTGTGATATGGGCTTTGTGTTTTGGGGAGATGCTCATAGTCCCAAGAAGACTGCAGGCACATTAGAgacaccccctccacacacacacacacacacacacacacacacacacactccccatcAGCGCCACTCACTTTCTTCCCTCCCAGCTGGGAGCAGCTGCAGCCTCGAGGGAGGCCAGTGTTCATCCAGAGGGGTCAAGATGGGGTCAGAGGTGGGAAGAGGCTTCCCAGGAGCAGTCTCTCCCTCACCCTTCACACCCCTCCCTGGCCCAGGCCTCTGGCCCCgcagcccctcctccatcccGGCCCACCAGCTGACTTTCCTCAGccggccccctcccctctgctctgggaTTGGTGCCAGGGTGAGAAGGGGACACTGGCACTGACCGTGTCTGGGAATTCCCGCCCACCATGGAGCTGGCGGGAGGGGGTCCCCGTGTCCCTGAGGAGCCAATAGCAGCCAGGCTTTGCCCTGTGGGGTGGTGTATATCTTTCAGGCCAGCACCCCCTAGGCACCATCTCCTTTCTGCCTGCCTGGCACCAGCCAGACTCTACTCTGCCCGGGGGGCTTTGAGCCCCCCAGGCAGTCCTGATATAGCCTTCTCCCTCTGGGGAGGCCTGAGGACCCTTTCCCCTTGGGGATGGCCCAGCCAGGGGTCTCTGTCAAGTCCCTGGTGTCCTCATATGAGACCCGGGTAGTGGGGATGGCTCCAGGGCCTCCCCGGAAAAGGGGCTGTGTCTCCTCTCCTTGCTCCCCTCGGGGAGCATCCCCCATCCGAGGGCCATCTGGACCCCCACCCTACCGGGGCCCAGGGGGGCCCGGACAGCGGCCCTCACCCCGCCGGGGGATggacaaaacccttctctccctgATTCTCTACTGTCACAGGT
Encoded proteins:
- the TSC22D4 gene encoding TSC22 domain family protein 4, which translates into the protein MSGGKKKSSFQITSVTTDYEGPGSPGASDPPALPGPTGLQPRLPNGEPNPEPGGKGTPRNGSPPPGAPASRFRVVKLPQGLGEPYRRGRWTCVDVYERDLEPPSFGRLLEGIRGASGGTGGRSLDSRLELASLGLGAPIPQPGLSQGPTSWLRPPPTSPGPQARSFTGGLGQLAVPGKAKVETPPLSASPPQQRPPEPGTGDSTGTSRAATPLPSLRVEGEAGGSTAGTPPLSRAKDGALRLRMELVAPEEMGQVPPLDSRPSSPALYFFPDASLVHKSPDPFGAAAAQSLSLARSMLAISGHLDSDDDSGSGSLVGIDNKIEQAMDLVKSHLMFAVREEVEVLKEQIRDLAERNAALEQENGLLRALASPEQLAQLPSSGVPRLGPPAPNGPSV